Proteins from a genomic interval of Sphingobacterium lactis:
- a CDS encoding BON domain-containing protein encodes MNLKRILSIALVSGVLMTGTIACKSKISDADLKAKVETAITANPNVTVDVKDGVVTLNGTVASDDEKLQIENAVKAADSKGVKSVVNNIVVNTAPPVEINTNDADLTAKVSEFTKDFPSVKTAVVDGVITVTGELEQARVQALKMGLDALNPKKVDMSGLIIK; translated from the coding sequence ATGAATTTAAAAAGAATCCTAAGTATTGCACTAGTATCCGGTGTCTTGATGACTGGAACTATTGCCTGTAAGTCGAAGATCTCTGATGCTGACTTAAAAGCGAAAGTTGAAACAGCGATCACGGCAAACCCAAATGTAACCGTCGATGTGAAAGATGGGGTAGTGACCTTGAATGGTACTGTGGCATCAGACGATGAAAAACTGCAGATCGAAAATGCAGTTAAAGCAGCCGATAGCAAAGGTGTTAAATCGGTCGTGAACAACATTGTCGTGAATACGGCGCCTCCGGTAGAGATCAATACCAACGATGCTGATCTTACGGCAAAAGTATCCGAATTCACAAAAGATTTCCCATCCGTTAAGACAGCTGTTGTTGATGGCGTGATCACGGTAACAGGCGAGTTGGAGCAAGCACGTGTACAAGCATTGAAAATGGGATTGGACGCTTTGAATCCGAAAAAAGTGGACATGAGTGGTTTAATCATTAAATAA
- a CDS encoding SH3 domain-containing protein, with translation MSLQGKYQVLIDTAKASGMSDLAIAEQEGVLHIQGTAPNADVKNKLWDIYNQIDPNFLSGDVVMNVDVSTSVTGQQVKVITESSNLNIRKGPGTDQPIVGKAAKDEIITLISRANDQWWLVRTKDGEEGYCYAQYLEPVG, from the coding sequence ATGAGTTTACAAGGAAAATATCAAGTTCTAATCGATACGGCAAAAGCTTCTGGCATGTCCGATTTAGCGATTGCTGAGCAAGAAGGAGTGTTGCATATCCAAGGCACAGCACCAAATGCAGATGTGAAGAATAAATTATGGGATATCTACAACCAGATTGATCCGAACTTCCTTTCCGGAGATGTGGTCATGAATGTGGATGTTTCCACTTCGGTAACAGGTCAGCAAGTTAAGGTGATTACCGAAAGCAGCAACCTGAATATCAGAAAAGGTCCTGGAACCGATCAGCCTATTGTAGGTAAAGCGGCGAAAGATGAGATCATTACTTTAATCAGTCGCGCCAATGACCAGTGGTGGTTGGTGAGAACGAAAGACGGTGAAGAGGGCTATTGCTACGCGCAATACCTTGAGCCGGTTGGTTAA
- a CDS encoding YCF48-related protein: protein MKKIFAPLLLSLCALSLHGQTFETLVEGQKASFRGLETYKNKVVWVSGSSGTVGKSLDAGKTWTWVSPKGYEKLDFRDIEVFSAKEAVIVSAGTPAVILHTKDGGNTWKEVYRNEDPAIFLDGMDFQGKIGYVLGDPIAGAFRLLKSTDRGQSWTDVSDVIHLFAESGEAAFAASGSSLQVINDWLYIGSGGAYSSLLKRNEKESRLDVVDVPIWSGSEGTGIFSIDFLNARVGVVVGGNYMSDKDNSNNILLTDNAGLSWNKPTTPVFGYRSSVKYITPERLLATGTSGSDISEDGGKNWRNFSTESFNVIAKSKDGKQIYFAGSNGNIVRLVR from the coding sequence ATGAAAAAAATATTCGCTCCCCTCCTGCTGAGCCTGTGCGCACTTTCGTTACATGGCCAGACCTTTGAAACGTTAGTCGAAGGTCAAAAAGCAAGTTTTCGGGGTTTAGAGACCTATAAGAACAAGGTGGTTTGGGTTAGTGGCAGCAGTGGCACTGTCGGCAAATCCCTGGATGCTGGAAAAACCTGGACCTGGGTATCGCCCAAAGGCTATGAAAAGCTTGATTTCCGGGATATCGAGGTTTTCAGCGCTAAGGAAGCGGTAATTGTGAGCGCGGGCACGCCTGCAGTGATCTTGCATACCAAGGATGGTGGAAACACATGGAAAGAAGTCTATAGAAATGAGGATCCGGCAATTTTCCTGGACGGCATGGATTTTCAAGGGAAAATTGGTTATGTTTTGGGTGACCCCATTGCCGGCGCCTTCCGCTTGTTGAAATCAACCGATCGCGGGCAGTCTTGGACAGACGTATCCGACGTGATCCATCTGTTCGCCGAATCTGGAGAAGCAGCCTTTGCCGCTAGCGGTTCTTCCCTGCAGGTCATCAACGATTGGCTGTATATAGGATCTGGAGGTGCGTATTCGAGCCTGTTGAAAAGAAATGAAAAAGAAAGTCGATTGGATGTAGTGGATGTACCTATCTGGTCGGGGTCGGAAGGAACGGGAATCTTTTCGATTGATTTCCTGAATGCACGCGTCGGCGTGGTCGTCGGTGGAAACTACATGTCGGACAAGGACAATTCCAACAACATCCTGTTGACGGACAATGCAGGACTATCATGGAATAAACCAACGACACCGGTTTTTGGGTATCGCTCTAGCGTTAAATACATAACACCGGAACGTTTGCTCGCTACCGGGACATCCGGTTCCGATATCTCGGAAGATGGCGGTAAGAATTGGCGGAATTTCTCGACGGAAAGTTTTAACGTCATTGCCAAATCAAAGGATGGCAAACAGATCTATTTTGCGGGATCCAATGGTAATATTGTCCGTTTGGTTCGCTAA
- a CDS encoding YceH family protein, with amino-acid sequence MEENATIPQLSPEEIRVLGSLIEKSKTTPENYPLTLNALQTACNQKSSRKPVVQYDEETIVHVIDSLKKKGFVSTVVGGGSRVMKYKHNLAIQFPLLPQETAILCLLFLRGPLTAGEINSNSGRLYEFEDLDEVQTLMNKLSSEEPVYIKQLPKQVGQKESRYIHLFGEFDEEAYQESTTGSEGQSTERSSRVKELEDRVQVLEEQLLQLRTEFDKLMQDLT; translated from the coding sequence ATGGAAGAGAATGCAACAATACCCCAATTAAGTCCAGAAGAAATTCGCGTATTAGGTTCGCTCATTGAGAAATCAAAGACGACACCTGAAAATTATCCTTTAACATTGAATGCCCTGCAAACGGCCTGCAATCAAAAGAGCTCGCGGAAGCCTGTTGTGCAGTATGATGAAGAAACCATCGTGCATGTCATTGATAGCTTGAAGAAGAAAGGGTTTGTATCCACCGTGGTTGGCGGAGGCAGTCGGGTGATGAAGTATAAGCATAATCTGGCGATTCAGTTCCCTTTGCTACCACAGGAAACAGCCATTCTCTGCTTGTTATTTCTGCGCGGTCCGTTGACGGCTGGTGAGATCAACAGCAACTCCGGGAGGCTCTATGAGTTTGAGGATCTGGATGAAGTGCAAACATTGATGAATAAATTGAGTTCGGAAGAACCTGTTTATATTAAACAGCTCCCTAAGCAGGTGGGTCAGAAAGAAAGCCGCTACATCCATCTTTTCGGAGAATTTGATGAAGAAGCTTACCAAGAGTCCACTACGGGTTCCGAAGGCCAATCCACGGAGCGAAGCTCCCGGGTAAAGGAATTGGAAGACCGGGTACAGGTATTAGAGGAGCAATTGCTCCAACTCCGGACGGAATTTGACAAGTTGATGCAGGATCTAACCTAG
- a CDS encoding IS3 family transposase, producing the protein MGIRLICGLFGKTRHAYYDRQWRVQDVGLKDEIILQHVLRIRSEQKRIGTRKLLHMLAGPLQEHGIRIGRDYLFALMREHSLQIRVRKRKAVTTDSRHWMKKYRNLIKELAVERPEQVWVSDITYVQLNRRWGYLSLVTDAYSRKIVGWAFRGDLSAQGCIDALQMALQQRQYPGKGLIHHSDRGSQYCSKGYVDILRTNGIGVSMTENGDPYENAIAERVNGILKAEFDLYASQSGLRETTRKIRENIRVYNNLRPHASCDYLTPEQAHMRSGALRKRWRPKKYPIVQKEFV; encoded by the coding sequence ATGGGGATCCGTTTGATCTGCGGACTGTTTGGCAAAACAAGGCATGCGTACTATGACCGCCAGTGGCGGGTGCAGGATGTCGGACTGAAGGACGAGATCATCCTGCAGCACGTGCTGCGGATACGCAGCGAACAGAAGAGGATCGGTACCCGGAAGCTGCTCCATATGCTCGCCGGCCCCCTGCAGGAACATGGGATCAGGATCGGCCGCGACTATCTCTTCGCCCTGATGAGGGAGCATTCCCTACAGATCAGGGTCAGGAAGAGGAAGGCGGTCACCACCGATTCGCGGCACTGGATGAAGAAGTACAGAAACCTGATAAAGGAACTTGCGGTCGAGCGCCCCGAGCAGGTCTGGGTAAGCGACATCACCTATGTACAGCTCAACCGGCGCTGGGGATATCTGAGCCTGGTCACCGATGCCTATTCCAGAAAGATAGTGGGCTGGGCGTTCAGGGGCGACCTCTCGGCACAGGGATGTATCGATGCCCTGCAGATGGCACTGCAGCAGAGGCAGTATCCGGGAAAGGGACTCATACACCACTCCGATCGGGGTTCGCAGTACTGTAGCAAAGGCTATGTGGATATCCTACGCACCAACGGGATCGGGGTCAGCATGACCGAGAACGGGGATCCCTATGAGAATGCGATAGCCGAACGGGTGAACGGCATACTGAAGGCGGAGTTTGACCTCTACGCATCACAGAGTGGCCTGAGGGAGACCACAAGAAAGATCAGGGAGAACATCAGGGTATACAACAACCTAAGGCCCCACGCGAGCTGTGATTACCTCACACCTGAACAGGCACATATGAGGTCAGGTGCGCTGAGAAAGAGATGGAGACCGAAAAAATATCCAATAGTGCAGAAAGAGTTTGTATAG
- a CDS encoding transposase — METIEREFEFAERTSKKQPFDKRLILHMLDQIELGVPRRDLMEQYGVSEVSLIRWMKKFGRQPIGAKRYTTELKRSVIRAVQDGMSAYRAGNTFDISCGTVSRWVREYKGKNTELSSPEPDDMANKKPVDPKEAEILALKKALEYANLKIRALDTMIDIAEEQLKIDIRKKSGAKRS; from the coding sequence ATGGAAACAATAGAAAGAGAGTTTGAGTTCGCTGAGCGGACCAGTAAGAAGCAGCCATTCGACAAGCGTTTGATCCTCCACATGCTGGATCAGATCGAACTTGGGGTCCCCCGCCGGGACCTGATGGAACAGTACGGTGTCTCCGAAGTGAGCCTGATCCGCTGGATGAAGAAGTTCGGGCGACAGCCCATTGGGGCAAAGCGGTATACCACCGAGCTGAAGCGTTCAGTGATCAGGGCGGTCCAGGACGGGATGAGCGCCTACCGGGCGGGGAACACCTTTGATATCTCCTGCGGTACGGTCTCCAGATGGGTCAGGGAATATAAGGGGAAAAATACCGAACTTAGTTCCCCAGAACCCGATGATATGGCCAACAAGAAACCCGTAGACCCCAAAGAGGCAGAGATCCTGGCCCTGAAGAAGGCCCTGGAATATGCAAACCTGAAGATCAGGGCATTGGATACCATGATCGATATTGCCGAGGAACAGCTCAAGATCGACATCAGAAAAAAGTCTGGTGCCAAGCGGTCGTAA
- a CDS encoding TlpA family protein disulfide reductase, with protein MKLKFEILILLMIFIACGNGKDKKNSQRSSQDDLLKNEQKDTVDSIYVKFEPGADFRLDILSVQLNQESVKPQENFKAYFFDKFSNLKYFPIPTDVLYPISPGDSLIISSKNNLPYIKVLNNKKYTERELNLATELSDKSLSIFEYLFKRKGTPEDQYNSTVNYVDSLVGKGELSQEYAEWIKKEAEYSYLKLSLTKNIKTDPIDIKDKINIDENLEIYNYRGLLWKQMDNSLKEDKSIDNIIKVADANFTGASKDYVLYKFANQTLPTLDAEKAKSDVAKLHDHFADKTYHTLLTSRYQDTYQTTTTAADQFLQPNGETISLADLLAKYKGKMVYIDFWASWCMPCRAEFPSSHALKKRMDNDKVAFVYISIDKVQNDWLKANNEEKLSVTDSYLVLNQKESSLLNKYKLGTIPRYFIMDKEGKIIHSDAPRPSSPEIEKLLR; from the coding sequence ATGAAATTGAAGTTTGAAATTTTAATCTTGCTAATGATTTTTATCGCTTGTGGTAATGGGAAAGATAAAAAAAACAGTCAGCGTTCGTCTCAAGATGATCTTTTAAAAAATGAGCAGAAAGATACTGTGGATAGTATATATGTAAAGTTTGAGCCTGGTGCCGATTTTCGATTAGATATTCTATCTGTTCAATTAAATCAGGAGTCTGTTAAGCCACAAGAAAATTTCAAAGCCTATTTTTTTGATAAATTTTCCAATTTAAAATATTTTCCTATTCCTACTGATGTTCTCTATCCAATAAGTCCCGGGGATAGTCTGATTATTTCATCTAAGAACAACCTCCCATATATAAAAGTCTTAAATAATAAAAAGTATACCGAACGTGAGTTGAATTTGGCTACAGAATTGTCAGATAAGAGCCTTAGCATTTTTGAATACTTATTTAAAAGAAAAGGTACGCCTGAAGACCAGTATAATTCGACGGTGAATTATGTGGATAGTTTGGTGGGTAAAGGCGAGTTGAGCCAAGAGTATGCGGAATGGATAAAAAAGGAAGCTGAATACAGTTATCTAAAATTGTCGTTAACTAAAAATATAAAAACTGATCCAATTGATATAAAGGATAAAATAAATATTGATGAAAATTTAGAGATTTATAATTACAGAGGATTATTATGGAAGCAAATGGACAATTCGTTGAAAGAGGATAAGTCGATTGATAATATAATAAAGGTTGCCGATGCCAATTTTACGGGTGCTAGTAAAGACTATGTGCTTTATAAATTTGCAAATCAAACGCTTCCCACTTTAGATGCCGAAAAAGCTAAATCGGATGTTGCCAAGTTGCATGATCATTTTGCAGATAAGACCTACCATACTTTACTAACCTCAAGATATCAAGATACCTACCAGACAACAACAACGGCTGCAGATCAGTTTTTGCAGCCAAATGGCGAAACCATTTCACTTGCGGATTTACTTGCAAAATACAAAGGAAAGATGGTTTACATCGATTTCTGGGCAAGTTGGTGCATGCCCTGCCGAGCTGAGTTCCCATCTAGTCACGCCTTGAAAAAAAGAATGGATAATGATAAAGTAGCTTTTGTATATATTTCCATCGATAAGGTTCAGAACGATTGGTTAAAAGCAAATAACGAAGAGAAATTAAGCGTAACAGATAGTTATTTAGTATTAAACCAAAAAGAATCTAGTTTATTGAACAAGTATAAACTCGGAACCATTCCCAGGTATTTCATTATGGATAAGGAGGGCAAAATAATCCATAGTGATGCCCCTCGGCCAAGTTCTCCTGAAATTGAAAAGCTGTTGCGATAA
- a CDS encoding TlpA disulfide reductase family protein, whose amino-acid sequence MKLIILFLFVFCLQLTHGQPVKPYHIQGHIENLDNKMVYLVDLGAFYFLKDKDLVLDSCMSNNGYFEFKGNISENMQCAIKVPQETNQYLVFILEKGTISITGELSSLYRGKVDGGIENSLYKRSGEIRRPYAALINNLADSLSKYKDEGSKYNDFRLRYDSLNSTMNYEKEMFIKNNPNAYASLLLINEMFHSNMSLDYISDQFNVLSISLKASQSGMIVQKRLLQNNISQNVLEEFSGRDINGHIINADKYKGKVTIIDFWASWCIPCIEKLPVLHQLNERYRDRINILSISLDRNINSWKKAVEQHNITWDNFCDGLAGRNPLVVELNIIEIPRIVVLDKDGLLIYDSKNDDFEVDEFMETILEI is encoded by the coding sequence ATGAAGCTTATTATTTTATTTTTATTTGTTTTTTGCCTACAGCTCACCCACGGTCAACCGGTTAAACCTTATCATATTCAAGGTCATATAGAAAACCTTGATAATAAAATGGTCTATTTGGTAGATTTAGGAGCTTTTTATTTTCTGAAAGACAAGGATTTGGTTTTGGACTCATGTATGTCCAATAATGGTTATTTTGAATTCAAGGGAAATATTTCAGAAAACATGCAATGTGCAATTAAAGTTCCTCAGGAAACGAATCAATACTTAGTTTTCATCCTTGAAAAAGGGACTATTTCGATTACAGGTGAATTATCCAGTTTATACAGAGGAAAAGTGGATGGTGGAATAGAAAATAGCCTCTATAAGCGGAGTGGTGAGATTAGGCGTCCTTATGCAGCCCTTATAAATAACCTGGCTGATAGTCTGTCGAAATATAAAGATGAAGGAAGTAAATATAACGACTTCAGATTAAGATACGATTCACTTAACTCAACGATGAATTATGAAAAAGAGATGTTTATAAAAAATAATCCAAATGCCTATGCTTCATTATTATTAATCAATGAAATGTTTCACAGCAATATGAGTTTGGACTATATAAGTGATCAATTTAATGTTTTGTCCATTTCATTAAAAGCGAGTCAAAGTGGAATGATTGTACAAAAAAGATTATTACAAAATAATATAAGCCAAAATGTTTTGGAAGAATTTTCCGGTAGAGATATTAATGGTCACATAATTAATGCTGATAAATATAAAGGTAAAGTTACAATTATAGACTTCTGGGCTAGTTGGTGTATACCCTGCATCGAAAAGTTACCAGTTTTACATCAATTAAATGAACGATACAGAGATCGCATCAATATTCTCTCAATTTCTTTAGATCGAAATATAAACTCATGGAAAAAAGCAGTAGAACAGCATAACATCACATGGGATAATTTCTGCGATGGTTTAGCAGGAAGAAATCCTTTGGTAGTAGAATTAAATATCATTGAAATTCCACGTATAGTTGTTTTAGATAAAGATGGTCTCCTTATATATGACAGTAAAAATGATGATTTTGAAGTAGATGAATTTATGGAAACAATCTTAGAGATATAA
- a CDS encoding regulatory protein RecX, with amino-acid sequence MEEFEKRQKKYTPQEGKRKAEAYCAYQERSQQEVRDKLFSWGLYPSDVEQIISYLLEENFLNEERFAKAYVLGKFRIKGWGRIKITQGLKIKQVSPPLIKIALKEIDPNDYFERLVGILTKKSTLLKETDPFKRRNKLYQYALSRGFESNLILEILKDNSLES; translated from the coding sequence ATGGAAGAGTTCGAAAAAAGACAAAAGAAATACACTCCCCAGGAAGGGAAGCGCAAAGCGGAAGCCTATTGTGCTTACCAAGAGCGGTCCCAACAGGAAGTGCGGGATAAGCTGTTCAGCTGGGGGCTCTATCCTTCCGATGTCGAACAGATCATTTCCTACCTGCTGGAGGAGAATTTCCTCAATGAAGAACGTTTTGCCAAGGCCTATGTGCTCGGCAAATTCCGGATCAAGGGCTGGGGCCGCATCAAGATCACACAGGGCTTAAAAATAAAGCAGGTTTCCCCTCCCCTGATCAAGATCGCCCTGAAAGAGATCGACCCAAATGATTATTTCGAACGTTTGGTCGGTATCCTGACCAAAAAATCAACCTTGTTAAAGGAAACGGATCCATTTAAACGGAGGAATAAGCTCTATCAATATGCACTATCCCGGGGTTTTGAAAGCAATTTAATCTTGGAAATCCTGAAAGACAATAGTTTGGAATCGTAG
- a CDS encoding bifunctional UDP-N-acetylmuramoyl-tripeptide:D-alanyl-D-alanine ligase/alanine racemase produces the protein MYTIEIISTILEQKLLKNNNNANEINELVYDSRKIANPAESLFFALQAARDGHQFIPDAYQKGVRNFIVSEAVPFFTDKDDVNVIQVDDPLAAMQTIVAFHRAQFSFPIIGITGSNGKSIVKAWLFQLLSPDRKVYQSPKSYNSQLGVALSLWNLNAHYDLAIIEAGISEPGEMDRLEKMIKPTIGVLTNIGLAHAQHFDSKTQKLTEKLKLFTGVEALIANPAYIDDSLVPADADWMRWGRDATDDIQLVETVIHINSTTLHLRIGEEDKTCSVPFTDKASLENILTCISVLWYLGYGSDVIVERITGLKPLEMRLQLKKGINNTSIIDDSYSNDLASLRISLEFLQQQNQHENKTLILSEMEGLTENDKFQHKLVDLLNTNGINRLIWVGKQYAWLDRLAIANKLVFTDTEELLKALSDLRFAEESILIKGARVFQFERIVQRLTLRSHGTVMEINLNAISNNLMAYRSLLPNQVKLMAMVKAFSYGSGSFEVANLLQFSKVDYLTVAFADEGVELRAAGISLPIMVLSPDRETFRSLLKYNLEPEVYSMAFLNEFITFLKEENRRDFPIHLKLDTGMHRLGFFPSEISAAIDVINANPEVRVQSFFTHLVASGDPSQDDFTRMQIQQYEEAATQLAEGIGYTFIRHVANTSAIVRWPQAHLDMVRLGIGLYGVDMDHTMGNLEEVSRLKTTVTQIKELPAGETVGYDRKGVLKRDSKIATVKIGYADGYLRRFGNGIGKMQIGSQFVATIGNICMDMCMLDVTDVNVQVGDEVLVFPDLMQAAKDIGTIPYELLVNISSRVKRVYYYE, from the coding sequence ATGTATACTATTGAAATTATTAGCACCATCCTCGAACAGAAGCTGCTGAAGAATAACAATAATGCAAACGAAATCAATGAATTAGTATACGACAGCCGCAAAATTGCCAACCCTGCCGAATCACTTTTTTTTGCACTGCAGGCTGCCCGGGATGGGCACCAGTTTATTCCGGATGCCTACCAAAAGGGGGTGCGAAATTTTATCGTTTCCGAAGCTGTTCCATTTTTTACTGATAAAGACGATGTAAATGTCATTCAGGTTGACGATCCGTTGGCAGCGATGCAGACCATCGTGGCTTTCCATCGCGCACAATTCTCCTTTCCCATTATCGGTATAACGGGGAGCAATGGCAAGTCCATTGTAAAGGCCTGGTTGTTCCAACTCCTGTCGCCTGATAGAAAAGTTTACCAAAGCCCCAAGAGCTACAACTCCCAATTGGGCGTGGCACTATCCCTATGGAATCTCAATGCACATTATGACCTGGCCATTATCGAGGCTGGAATTAGTGAACCCGGAGAGATGGACCGATTGGAAAAGATGATCAAACCCACTATTGGTGTACTGACGAATATTGGTCTGGCGCATGCCCAACATTTTGACTCCAAGACGCAGAAATTGACGGAGAAACTGAAATTATTTACAGGCGTGGAGGCATTGATTGCAAATCCAGCCTATATTGATGATAGCTTGGTTCCCGCTGATGCCGATTGGATGCGCTGGGGAAGGGATGCAACGGACGATATCCAATTGGTTGAAACGGTTATCCATATAAACAGTACCACATTACATCTCCGCATCGGGGAGGAAGATAAGACCTGTTCCGTACCGTTTACGGATAAAGCATCCTTGGAAAATATATTGACATGTATTTCCGTGCTCTGGTATTTGGGTTACGGAAGTGATGTGATCGTTGAACGGATTACCGGTTTAAAACCTTTGGAGATGCGCCTGCAGTTGAAGAAGGGCATCAATAACACCTCGATCATTGATGATTCCTACTCCAATGACCTGGCCTCCTTGCGGATTTCCCTGGAATTTCTGCAACAACAGAATCAACACGAGAATAAAACGTTGATCCTCTCGGAAATGGAAGGACTCACGGAAAATGATAAATTTCAGCACAAGCTGGTGGATCTTCTGAACACCAACGGGATCAACAGACTGATCTGGGTAGGCAAGCAATATGCCTGGTTGGATCGGTTGGCGATAGCAAATAAGTTGGTGTTTACCGATACGGAGGAACTTTTGAAAGCACTTTCGGACCTCCGCTTTGCTGAGGAGAGTATCCTGATCAAGGGCGCGCGGGTATTCCAATTTGAACGTATCGTACAACGCTTGACCTTGCGTTCGCACGGAACAGTCATGGAAATCAACCTGAATGCGATCTCGAATAATCTCATGGCCTACCGGTCGTTACTGCCCAATCAGGTTAAATTAATGGCCATGGTAAAGGCCTTTTCTTATGGTAGTGGTAGTTTTGAAGTGGCCAATCTGTTGCAATTTTCAAAGGTGGACTACCTTACCGTTGCCTTTGCTGATGAAGGCGTTGAACTTCGTGCTGCGGGTATTTCCCTGCCGATCATGGTCTTGAGTCCCGATCGCGAGACCTTCCGGTCTTTATTGAAATACAATTTGGAGCCGGAAGTATACAGCATGGCGTTCCTGAATGAATTCATCACCTTTCTAAAGGAGGAGAATCGACGTGATTTTCCCATCCATCTGAAACTTGATACTGGTATGCACCGGTTGGGATTCTTTCCTTCGGAAATCAGTGCGGCCATTGACGTCATCAATGCCAATCCGGAAGTCCGGGTACAGTCTTTCTTTACGCACCTGGTTGCTTCGGGGGATCCGAGTCAGGATGATTTTACGCGGATGCAAATCCAACAGTATGAGGAAGCAGCAACCCAATTGGCGGAAGGCATCGGGTACACTTTTATCCGTCATGTCGCCAATACTTCTGCGATTGTCCGCTGGCCACAGGCCCACCTGGATATGGTCAGGTTGGGGATTGGCCTGTATGGGGTGGATATGGACCATACGATGGGAAATCTGGAGGAGGTCAGCCGATTGAAGACGACCGTGACGCAGATTAAGGAGCTCCCTGCGGGAGAGACCGTTGGTTACGACCGTAAGGGTGTATTGAAAAGGGACAGCAAAATAGCAACCGTCAAGATAGGTTATGCAGATGGATATCTACGCCGTTTTGGAAATGGTATCGGAAAAATGCAGATCGGTTCGCAATTTGTCGCAACAATTGGCAATATTTGCATGGATATGTGCATGCTGGATGTCACCGACGTGAATGTACAGGTCGGCGATGAGGTTTTGGTATTCCCCGATCTGATGCAAGCGGCAAAAGATATCGGCACGATACCGTATGAGCTTTTGGTGAATATATCCAGTCGAGTGAAAAGAGTTTATTATTACGAATAA
- a CDS encoding DUF502 domain-containing protein, giving the protein MLTKFFQKFFYYLIKGTLVVAPVAGAIFVIVWLVATLDGALNITEHFLEDEQGHPLYIPGLGILSVILLLTLIGLIFTTFVTAPIRSWLNRTIAKIPLFNTLYSSIKDFTEAFVGDAKKFNEPVLVTVNDFGLKKIGFLTQKDLSAIGLEGEVVVYFPYSYSVAGQVVVVESSKVKKLNLSATDAMKLVVSGGVSGLENKTKIGQHALVEKKTEN; this is encoded by the coding sequence ATGCTAACTAAGTTTTTCCAAAAATTCTTCTATTACCTGATCAAGGGGACATTGGTCGTTGCGCCTGTGGCGGGTGCGATTTTCGTTATCGTTTGGTTGGTGGCTACACTGGATGGGGCGCTCAATATCACCGAGCATTTCTTGGAAGATGAACAGGGGCATCCGCTGTACATCCCGGGATTGGGGATCCTTTCGGTCATTCTCCTGTTGACCTTGATCGGATTGATCTTCACGACATTTGTTACCGCGCCGATCCGCAGTTGGCTGAATAGAACCATTGCTAAAATTCCGCTTTTTAACACACTTTATTCTTCGATCAAGGATTTTACGGAGGCTTTTGTTGGCGATGCCAAGAAGTTCAATGAACCTGTTCTCGTGACGGTAAATGATTTTGGACTGAAGAAGATCGGCTTCCTGACACAAAAGGATCTTTCCGCAATCGGGCTGGAAGGGGAGGTCGTGGTCTATTTTCCGTATTCTTATTCGGTAGCAGGTCAGGTTGTTGTCGTGGAGTCATCGAAAGTAAAGAAGTTGAACCTTTCCGCGACCGATGCAATGAAATTGGTGGTGTCCGGAGGTGTAAGTGGTCTGGAGAATAAAACGAAAATAGGACAGCATGCCTTGGTGGAAAAGAAAACCGAAAATTAG